Within Columba livia isolate bColLiv1 breed racing homer chromosome 22, bColLiv1.pat.W.v2, whole genome shotgun sequence, the genomic segment TCGTAGCTGTACATGGGCAGCAGCCGGTGCCGCAGCCGGTCAAACCTGGCGGGGGACGGGGACTGAGCGCTGACCGGTCCCGCCCCCCCGAACCAGCCCCGCGCCCCGCACTCACCTGCGCCTCTTCTGCACGTACATCACCTGCGGGGAGAGCGGGGGCAGTGACGGGGGCTGGGACAGGGTCCCCCCCGGCCGTGCCCCACTCACCGCGGCCAGGACGGCACCCAGCAGGGTGACGAAGACGAAGGGGCCCAGCACGTAGCCCACCAGCGGGTCTCCCGCCGCGCCCGGGGCCGTGGGGGCCGTGGCGTTACTCATGGCCCAGCACCGGCTCCGCTCGGCATCGGGACGCGGGTGCCCGGCCCCCCGGCCGGGACGTCTGTGAACCCACAGCGGCCGCGGTCATACCCGGCTACCGTGCTAGTAACCCACCGCCCCGGTAACTGACAACCACCTACCCCAGTAACAACCCACCGCCCCGGTAACTGACAACCACCCACCCCAGTAACAACCCACCGCCCCGGTAACTGACAACCACCCACCCCAGTAACAACCCACCGCCCCGGTAACTGACAACCACCTACCCCAGTAACAACCCACCGCCCCGGTAACGAGCCCTGCGGCCGGGCAGGAGCCGCGGGGACCGCACACGCACGCCGGGAGCGGTGCCCGGGGAGCCCCGGTCGGGGCCGGCAGGGGGGTCACCCCGCACAGCCGGGGCGGCTCCCCcggccctgcacccccaattctgcGCCCCCCC encodes:
- the SMIM29 gene encoding small integral membrane protein 29 isoform X4, translated to MSNATAPTAPGAAGDPLVGYVLGPFVFVTLLGAVLAAVMYVQKRRRFDRLRHRLLPMYSYDPAEELQESEQELLVEDARVVPGWGDPSPRRPPRGDWTA
- the SMIM29 gene encoding small integral membrane protein 29 isoform X3 is translated as MSNATAPTAPGAAGDPLVGYVLGPFVFVTLLGAVLAAVSGARPGGTLSQPPSLPPLSPQVMYVQKRRRFDRLRHRLLPMYSYDPAEELQESEQELLVEDARVVPGWGDPSPRRPPRGDWTA
- the SMIM29 gene encoding small integral membrane protein 29 isoform X1, which translates into the protein MSNATAPTAPGAAGDPLVGYVLGPFVFVTLLGAVLAAVSGARPGGTLSQPPSLPPLSPQVMYVQKRRRFDRLRHRLLPMYSYDPAEELQESEQELLVEDARVGGARLGGPLAPPPPARRLDGLKLPPEPGAGSARRCLRPLGSGRTGPRQRRHP